Proteins encoded by one window of Serratia nevei:
- a CDS encoding AroM family protein: protein MTASFATLTLGQAPRSDIMPLLSAYLPAERVRHVGLLDGLDAGQIAERYAPQQGDKLLVSRLLDGTQVTLGAARVESGLQQKIRELEAAGCQVILLLCTGEFGRLQAEQALLLEPDRIIPPLISAIVGAHRVGIVVPMAEQVGQQAGKWRQLATPPSYAVASPYLADEAALEQAACALLRQGAEVVVLDCIGYHQRHRAFLQARLSVPVLLSNVLVAKLAAELID from the coding sequence CTGCTTATCTGCCGGCGGAGCGGGTGAGGCACGTCGGTTTGCTGGACGGCCTGGATGCCGGGCAGATCGCCGAGCGTTATGCGCCGCAACAGGGCGATAAGCTGCTGGTGTCGCGCCTGTTGGACGGCACGCAGGTGACGCTCGGTGCCGCTCGCGTCGAAAGCGGGTTGCAGCAGAAGATCCGCGAGTTGGAGGCGGCGGGGTGCCAGGTGATCCTGTTGCTGTGCACCGGCGAATTCGGCCGCTTGCAGGCGGAACAGGCGCTGTTGCTGGAGCCGGATCGCATTATTCCGCCGTTGATCTCCGCGATCGTCGGCGCACACCGCGTCGGCATCGTGGTGCCGATGGCGGAACAGGTTGGGCAGCAGGCGGGTAAATGGCGGCAGCTGGCGACGCCGCCGAGCTATGCCGTCGCCAGCCCCTATCTGGCAGATGAGGCCGCGCTGGAGCAGGCGGCTTGCGCACTGCTGCGGCAGGGGGCGGAGGTGGTGGTGCTCGACTGCATCGGTTATCACCAGCGCCATCGCGCCTTTTTGCAGGCGCGTCTGTCGGTGCCGGTGCTGCTGTCGAACGTACTGGTCGCCAAGCTGGCCGCAGAGTTAATCGACTGA